A stretch of the Porifericola rhodea genome encodes the following:
- a CDS encoding lytic transglycosylase domain-containing protein: METKRPYFIFFTSTFILFFSACTEINQSVSSVELSKDSTRRAPKAKAADKSMLSAIMGFFDTAQGQQNSEDSDTYAIGYLDSAANNLFTIPIDTFSVNPYGFQKDELISYPDSVYQQRFNNITSDLELTYNSHVENFIDLYAIRKKDLTERMMGKSMLYFPYIEQVLMEEKLPQELKYLTMVESALHATASSHMEAVGLWQIRYNTGRWLGMQINDYLDERRDPYVSTQTAVKYLKKLYSMYGNWPMALAAYNSGPGNVNKAIIRAGRSKNYWKIRKYLPSETRSYVPAFMALVYLNRYSKEHNLRPQLPELPFQAVDTVRLYHEVDFEELSDVLALEQEHLEFLNPALTKKIVPASRDGWPLVLPLNKIAAFESEYQSLIAGYVSDDEIATTAQVLKQRKEIVPNAPDLKLIEHKVKRGQTMIGIAARYGVSIRQIRDWNAMHDNVIRSGQSLKIYVPESQYARSRY; the protein is encoded by the coding sequence ATGGAAACTAAAAGACCATATTTTATTTTTTTTACCAGTACTTTCATTCTTTTTTTTAGTGCGTGTACAGAAATTAACCAGAGTGTATCTTCGGTAGAGCTAAGCAAAGACAGCACACGAAGAGCACCCAAAGCAAAAGCCGCAGATAAAAGTATGCTGAGCGCTATTATGGGCTTCTTTGACACTGCTCAGGGGCAGCAGAACTCTGAAGACAGCGATACCTATGCGATTGGTTACCTGGATAGTGCTGCCAACAATCTGTTTACTATTCCAATAGATACTTTTAGCGTTAATCCTTATGGGTTTCAAAAGGATGAGCTGATAAGCTACCCTGATTCGGTATACCAACAGCGATTTAACAATATTACCTCTGACCTGGAGCTTACTTACAACTCACATGTAGAAAACTTTATTGACCTCTATGCCATACGAAAAAAAGATCTGACAGAGCGCATGATGGGTAAAAGCATGCTCTACTTTCCTTACATAGAGCAGGTGCTGATGGAAGAAAAATTACCTCAGGAACTTAAGTATCTAACCATGGTTGAGTCCGCACTACATGCCACTGCCAGTTCTCATATGGAAGCAGTCGGATTGTGGCAGATTCGTTATAATACGGGTAGATGGCTGGGTATGCAGATTAACGATTATCTGGATGAAAGAAGAGACCCCTATGTTTCTACACAGACTGCCGTAAAGTACCTGAAGAAACTATACAGCATGTACGGTAACTGGCCTATGGCACTAGCTGCATACAATAGCGGTCCAGGCAATGTAAATAAAGCAATCATAAGAGCAGGCAGAAGCAAAAACTACTGGAAAATAAGAAAGTATTTACCCAGCGAAACTCGTAGCTATGTACCTGCATTTATGGCTTTAGTATACCTTAACCGTTACTCTAAAGAACACAACTTGAGACCTCAGTTGCCTGAGTTGCCTTTTCAGGCGGTGGATACAGTACGTCTTTATCATGAAGTTGACTTTGAAGAATTATCTGATGTATTGGCATTAGAACAGGAACACCTGGAGTTTCTAAATCCAGCTTTAACCAAGAAAATAGTTCCGGCTTCACGAGATGGCTGGCCTTTGGTACTGCCGCTAAACAAAATTGCTGCTTTTGAAAGTGAATATCAGAGTCTGATAGCAGGTTATGTATCTGACGATGAAATAGCTACTACAGCCCAGGTGCTTAAACAACGTAAAGAAATTGTACCCAACGCGCCTGACCTGAAGCTTATTGAGCACAAAGTAAAGCGCGGGCAGACCATGATTGGCATTGCAGCCCGCTATGGAGTAAGTATCAGGCAGATCAGAGACTGGAATGCTATGCACGATAATGTAATTCGTTCAGGCCAATCTCTGAAAATATATGTGCCTGAATCACAATACGCTCGCTCTCGCTATTGA
- a CDS encoding prolipoprotein diacylglyceryl transferase: MSLINYMVWTADPELLEIGSLSIRWYGLLFASGFLISQQILFRIFKAEGHKESDVETLTVYMVIATILGARLGHVFFYEPARYLANPIDILKIWEGGLASHGAAFGILFALFLYSNYDIRIGLGKSKSVFQKRKRPGQSFLWVVDRIVIVVAMTGALIRFGNFMNSEIEGLPTHSDYGVVFAWDAKEAILRSSQAVEDVEVDSDDESRPETANAEASLTEPDKYRPITFTIRFRNMGYAEDEIRSYLESRVKSLFTNYQSIRKHVYEPAGTPLNYTLEQDRGAFVAKVYTYGVPRHPAQLYESGTSFLIFVFLLLIWYKMRSKTPEGLLLGLFLVILFGLRFVHEYFKENQVGFEDSIPLNMGQWLSIPLIIAGIILLLRVAGSSKKKVNQ; encoded by the coding sequence ATGTCATTGATAAATTATATGGTCTGGACGGCTGATCCGGAACTCTTGGAAATTGGAAGTTTAAGCATACGTTGGTACGGTCTGCTCTTTGCCAGTGGCTTTCTTATTTCTCAGCAAATACTGTTTCGTATTTTTAAGGCCGAAGGGCATAAGGAGTCAGACGTAGAAACGCTGACCGTATATATGGTGATTGCTACCATACTAGGAGCCCGCCTGGGGCATGTGTTCTTTTACGAACCGGCTCGCTACCTTGCTAATCCTATAGACATACTCAAAATATGGGAAGGTGGGCTAGCCAGCCACGGGGCAGCTTTTGGAATTTTGTTTGCTCTTTTTCTCTACAGCAACTACGATATTCGCATTGGTTTAGGCAAATCAAAAAGTGTCTTCCAAAAGAGAAAGCGCCCCGGACAAAGCTTTCTTTGGGTGGTAGACCGAATCGTGATTGTAGTAGCCATGACAGGAGCACTAATTCGCTTCGGCAATTTTATGAACTCTGAAATTGAAGGACTGCCTACACATAGCGACTATGGTGTAGTCTTTGCCTGGGATGCCAAAGAGGCTATTCTACGTAGCAGCCAGGCAGTAGAAGATGTTGAAGTAGACAGCGATGACGAAAGTAGGCCCGAAACCGCGAATGCTGAGGCATCTCTTACCGAACCCGATAAGTATCGCCCAATTACCTTTACCATTCGTTTTAGAAATATGGGTTATGCTGAAGATGAGATCCGCAGCTATCTGGAAAGTAGAGTAAAAAGCCTGTTCACCAACTATCAGAGTATCCGTAAGCATGTATATGAACCAGCAGGCACACCGCTCAATTACACTTTGGAGCAAGATCGTGGAGCTTTTGTAGCTAAAGTATATACTTATGGCGTACCTCGCCATCCGGCGCAGCTGTATGAGTCTGGCACTTCCTTCCTCATCTTTGTTTTTCTTTTGCTAATCTGGTATAAGATGAGAAGCAAAACACCTGAAGGTTTACTGCTGGGCTTATTTTTGGTTATACTGTTTGGTCTTCGTTTTGTACACGAATACTTTAAAGAAAATCAGGTTGGCTTTGAAGACTCTATCCCACTCAATATGGGGCAGTGGCTTAGTATTCCTCTAATAATTGCCGGAATTATACTTCTGCTGCGTGTAGCGGGCAGCTCAAAGAAAAAAGTTAATCAATAG
- a CDS encoding purple acid phosphatase family protein yields MLNFQITDILDVTNQQSLRFLVIGDWGREGSIEQYATASQLAHQAEQLNAEFIISTGDNFYENGVESTHDPLWQISFEKVYHQHALQIPWYAVLGNHDYRSNTLAQIRYSMQSQRWKMPARYYSQIMQLSDKSDVHLIFTDTTPFIGEYWETEDHPDVFSQKPEEQLSWLKQTLEESQAQWKIVIGHHPVFSSSPMHGDSEELVKHFLPLFEEYGVDAYLCGHEHDLQLQKPDGQTIYLVSGAGSEVREADQKEMTLFSIGEQGFAYIEICDEQMDIRFISSKGKTLYELIHTPSSASTLGVAKSLNP; encoded by the coding sequence ATTTTAAACTTTCAAATCACAGATATTCTGGACGTTACAAATCAGCAAAGCCTTCGTTTCTTAGTTATTGGTGACTGGGGAAGAGAAGGCTCCATAGAGCAATACGCTACCGCATCTCAACTGGCGCATCAGGCAGAACAGCTAAATGCCGAGTTTATCATCTCTACCGGAGATAATTTTTATGAGAATGGCGTAGAAAGCACCCACGACCCACTCTGGCAAATAAGCTTTGAGAAAGTATACCACCAACATGCGCTTCAGATTCCCTGGTACGCAGTACTGGGCAATCATGACTATCGTAGTAATACCCTGGCACAGATACGCTATAGCATGCAAAGCCAACGCTGGAAAATGCCTGCCCGCTACTACAGCCAGATAATGCAGCTAAGTGACAAGAGTGATGTACACCTAATTTTTACCGATACTACCCCATTTATTGGCGAATATTGGGAGACTGAAGACCACCCTGACGTTTTTTCTCAAAAACCTGAAGAACAGCTCAGCTGGCTCAAACAAACGCTGGAAGAAAGTCAGGCGCAATGGAAAATTGTGATTGGACACCATCCGGTATTTTCGTCCAGCCCTATGCATGGAGACTCCGAAGAGCTCGTAAAACACTTTTTACCCCTCTTTGAAGAGTACGGCGTAGATGCCTACCTCTGTGGTCACGAACACGATTTGCAGCTACAAAAACCTGATGGGCAGACTATCTATCTAGTATCTGGGGCTGGCTCCGAAGTAAGAGAAGCAGACCAGAAAGAGATGACATTGTTTAGTATAGGTGAGCAAGGCTTCGCCTATATTGAAATTTGTGATGAGCAGATGGATATCAGGTTTATCAGTAGCAAAGGTAAAACCCTTTACGAATTAATACATACACCCAGCTCAGCCAGTACTCTGGGCGTTGCCAAAAGCCTAAATCCATAA
- a CDS encoding alpha-L-fucosidase produces MDKPEERLSWFNDAKLGIFIHWGIYAVEGIDESWSFFNGYLSYEDYMKQLDGFTATNYDPAYWARLIKDSGARYTILTTKHHDGVALWDTQVSELDVLEKTPARRDLVAPFVEAVRKEGIKAGLYYSLNDWSHPDYPIHTRTKKRYTDDPERWQRFLKFQRAQLEELVTTYEPAVLWFDGDWEASAEQWKAKELKKQLLEWQPDLIVNSRLGQYGDYATPEQGVPVTRPDNPYWELCMTMNDSWGFQENDHNYKTPNQIIRIFTDCISMGGNLLLDIAPKADGSIPEEQEIILRELGRWTNKHQEAIYGTQAGIPLGHFHGPTTLSKDKQTLYLFVEHKPNGPLVIKGLKNKINRIRIVGNGTKLPHQILGKQYWSEVPGIVYINVPEDELDAQVTVIALQLKGEVELYREEGNVIESN; encoded by the coding sequence GTGGATAAGCCTGAAGAGCGCCTGTCCTGGTTTAACGATGCCAAGCTTGGCATTTTTATTCACTGGGGAATTTATGCTGTGGAAGGAATAGACGAGTCCTGGTCTTTTTTTAACGGTTACCTCTCTTACGAAGACTATATGAAGCAGCTGGATGGTTTTACAGCCACAAACTATGATCCGGCCTATTGGGCCAGGCTCATCAAAGATAGTGGAGCGCGCTATACAATTCTCACTACAAAACACCACGATGGGGTAGCTCTTTGGGATACCCAGGTAAGTGAACTGGATGTGCTGGAAAAAACTCCTGCCCGTCGCGACCTGGTAGCTCCTTTTGTAGAAGCAGTACGAAAAGAGGGGATAAAAGCTGGCCTTTATTATTCGTTAAATGACTGGTCTCATCCAGATTACCCTATCCATACCCGTACAAAAAAGCGCTATACCGATGATCCTGAACGTTGGCAACGTTTTCTTAAATTTCAGCGGGCACAGTTGGAAGAGCTTGTTACTACCTATGAGCCGGCCGTACTTTGGTTTGATGGAGACTGGGAAGCCAGTGCCGAGCAATGGAAAGCCAAGGAGCTGAAGAAACAGCTTCTGGAGTGGCAGCCAGACCTTATAGTTAACTCTCGCCTGGGCCAGTATGGCGATTATGCTACGCCAGAGCAGGGAGTACCTGTAACTCGCCCCGACAACCCATACTGGGAGCTTTGTATGACGATGAACGACTCCTGGGGCTTTCAGGAGAATGACCACAATTATAAAACGCCAAATCAGATTATCCGCATCTTTACAGACTGCATTAGCATGGGAGGAAACCTCTTACTGGATATTGCTCCAAAAGCGGATGGCAGCATTCCTGAAGAGCAGGAGATTATACTTAGAGAGTTGGGCCGTTGGACAAACAAACATCAGGAGGCTATCTATGGTACGCAGGCTGGTATTCCTTTAGGACATTTTCATGGGCCCACTACGCTTTCTAAAGACAAGCAGACGCTTTACCTATTTGTAGAACACAAGCCCAATGGACCTCTTGTGATTAAAGGGTTAAAAAACAAAATTAACCGAATCCGGATTGTAGGAAATGGTACCAAGCTACCCCATCAGATTTTAGGCAAACAGTACTGGAGCGAAGTTCCCGGTATAGTTTATATCAATGTGCCAGAAGATGAATTGGATGCGCAGGTAACTGTAATTGCTTTGCAACTAAAAGGTGAGGTAGAACTCTACAGAGAAGAAGGAAATGTGATAGAAAGTAATTAG
- a CDS encoding OmpA family protein — translation MKKSAIQLLFTAFLLTIATQLQAQRMYFEESKPLSDTLNSSAEESLPIYSEQDSTLFFVRTLYAQNTGGMLSGQDIWYAKKDAEGNWTKPKNDLSNLNNEGNNAVVGVSKSGRTIYLLNDYTEGKAQQAGLSLSFNREKNWVAPSNVSIPGITDKQGTFYSLYVHSSEEVVLISMQKENSVGQEDLYVSTKDPFNNTWSEPVHLGPTINTEGFEMSPYLTEDKKTLFFSSNGHPGYGNADIFVAHRKDTSWTNWTSPQNLGDKINSAGFDAYFTAKEDNEVFFVSNRRGSSADIYTSRIITEEERQQMLANRVSGGGRGAEVLRNTNSSSPIYGLDSETQALLDETRALLDEFNKIKDGDDSSTAAAGGNTGGSTANTMSPQKMLFELNSDAIKAEYTSTLDEVVSTLRQNPRMKVEVVGHADDTGGKDYNLRLSIQRAIAVKQYLIEQGVGERRIITYGKGSTQPLTNNQTSQARQQNRRVVITYM, via the coding sequence ATGAAAAAGTCGGCTATTCAACTACTATTTACTGCTTTTCTACTGACCATTGCCACACAACTGCAAGCTCAGCGGATGTATTTTGAAGAGTCTAAACCACTCTCCGATACGCTTAACTCCAGTGCTGAAGAGAGCCTTCCTATTTATTCTGAGCAGGATAGCACCCTCTTCTTTGTACGCACTTTGTATGCTCAAAATACCGGCGGTATGCTTTCCGGACAGGATATATGGTATGCTAAGAAAGATGCGGAAGGTAACTGGACCAAACCTAAGAATGACCTGAGCAACCTTAATAATGAAGGTAATAATGCTGTGGTAGGGGTGAGCAAAAGTGGCCGTACTATTTACCTCCTTAATGACTATACCGAAGGGAAAGCGCAGCAGGCAGGTCTCTCACTAAGCTTTAATCGCGAAAAAAACTGGGTAGCCCCCAGCAATGTTAGTATTCCTGGCATTACTGATAAGCAGGGCACATTTTATAGCCTGTATGTGCATTCTTCAGAAGAGGTGGTACTCATATCTATGCAAAAAGAGAACAGTGTTGGGCAGGAGGACTTGTATGTAAGCACTAAAGACCCTTTTAACAATACCTGGTCTGAACCTGTGCACCTGGGCCCTACCATCAATACGGAGGGTTTTGAGATGTCTCCCTACCTGACCGAAGACAAGAAAACACTTTTCTTCTCCAGTAATGGTCATCCTGGCTATGGTAACGCAGACATTTTTGTAGCACATCGTAAAGATACCTCCTGGACAAACTGGACAAGCCCCCAAAACCTGGGCGATAAAATCAATTCAGCTGGCTTTGATGCCTATTTTACCGCAAAAGAAGATAATGAAGTATTTTTTGTAAGCAACCGCCGTGGTTCATCTGCCGATATTTACACCTCAAGAATCATTACCGAAGAAGAGCGCCAGCAGATGTTGGCCAATCGTGTTTCCGGAGGTGGAAGAGGGGCCGAAGTGCTAAGAAATACCAACTCATCCTCTCCTATTTATGGGCTGGATTCTGAAACACAGGCCCTGTTAGATGAGACCCGCGCATTGCTGGATGAGTTTAACAAAATAAAAGATGGAGATGATAGCAGTACAGCTGCTGCTGGTGGAAATACCGGAGGTAGTACCGCAAATACTATGTCACCTCAAAAAATGCTTTTTGAACTCAACTCAGATGCCATAAAAGCTGAATACACTTCTACGCTGGATGAGGTAGTTTCTACCCTACGTCAGAACCCCAGAATGAAGGTAGAGGTGGTAGGCCATGCGGATGATACCGGAGGAAAAGATTATAACCTGCGATTGTCTATTCAACGAGCGATTGCCGTAAAGCAATACCTGATTGAGCAAGGTGTAGGCGAAAGAAGAATCATTACCTATGGAAAAGGTTCTACCCAACCTTTAACCAATAATCAGACATCTCAGGCCAGACAGCAAAACAGAAGAGTGGTTATCACTTATATGTAA
- a CDS encoding PorP/SprF family type IX secretion system membrane protein, producing MKNIQHKIGISLAILMCLSFQLRAQQSYRFSQFFQNAVTFNPAVSGTEEFVDLKIGYRQQWSGLDDAPQTYFISAHAPLGKKEKSYSFQNNSLRISDPSIYERLANARTLTKNRITHGVGGYLVSDQQGIFHQTNGMLTYALHYAVGKSVLSFGLGGGLNNRELDLDGVTVGNTEIPDETYQAYLAQQGKITNVDVTAGLFLRNENFYVGYSAKRLLENELFASIDEIEAKEEMEHYGMLGLRFNINNTLLVSPAAFVKYTASGSVLYDANVRVKYNELFWVGASYRSTETVIGMAGFTLNNLINLGYSYDLGIGEINDFRSGVHEIGLGFMLFNKKDTSPYLW from the coding sequence ATGAAGAATATACAACATAAGATCGGAATAAGCCTGGCCATACTGATGTGCCTGTCCTTTCAGCTAAGGGCGCAGCAGTCGTACAGGTTCAGCCAGTTTTTTCAGAATGCAGTTACTTTTAATCCTGCAGTATCCGGTACCGAAGAGTTTGTAGACCTCAAAATCGGTTATAGGCAGCAATGGTCTGGGCTGGACGATGCTCCTCAGACTTACTTTATCAGTGCTCATGCACCACTGGGTAAAAAGGAAAAGAGCTATAGCTTTCAGAACAACTCGCTCCGAATTAGTGACCCTTCTATATACGAAAGGCTGGCAAACGCTCGTACGCTTACCAAAAACAGAATTACCCACGGTGTTGGGGGCTATCTGGTAAGTGATCAGCAGGGGATTTTTCATCAGACCAATGGTATGTTAACCTATGCCTTACACTACGCTGTAGGAAAATCCGTACTATCCTTCGGCTTGGGCGGAGGTCTTAATAATCGTGAGCTAGACCTGGATGGGGTAACTGTAGGAAACACCGAAATTCCTGATGAAACCTATCAGGCATATCTGGCGCAGCAGGGTAAAATTACTAATGTGGATGTTACTGCCGGTTTATTTCTACGTAACGAAAATTTTTATGTGGGCTACTCTGCCAAAAGACTATTAGAGAATGAACTCTTTGCCTCTATTGATGAGATAGAAGCTAAGGAAGAGATGGAGCATTATGGTATGCTGGGTTTAAGATTCAATATCAATAATACACTTTTGGTTTCTCCGGCAGCGTTTGTAAAGTATACAGCAAGTGGCTCTGTGCTTTATGATGCCAACGTACGAGTAAAGTACAATGAACTTTTTTGGGTAGGTGCTTCTTATCGCAGTACCGAAACTGTGATAGGTATGGCTGGTTTTACACTGAATAACCTTATCAACCTGGGTTATTCTTACGATCTGGGTATAGGCGAAATCAACGATTTCCGTTCAGGCGTACATGAAATCGGGCTAGGATTTATGTTGTTTAACAAAAAGGATACATCACCATATTTATGGTAA